In one Brassica oleracea var. oleracea cultivar TO1000 chromosome C9, BOL, whole genome shotgun sequence genomic region, the following are encoded:
- the LOC106315047 gene encoding glutathione S-transferase T3-like, with product MDFNPFRDNSKFVDLLDSQQNVVFGNVPDCVDIPSSQDTPAKGKEQRVWTPTGDLVLISSWLNTSKDPLVGNEQKSAAFWTMIAAYFSASPKLAGCEKSSLQRGRKLVDKMRMMFSNKPTRSSSTTKTRSSPLNMLGRSFEMIRSGVMLRRLKRRKCEDGSHTGSSQAIGTETGEEDQVTKRPMGVKAEKARGKRTMVEEKDLDEFHSM from the exons ATGGATTTTAATCCTTTTCGGGACAATTCAAAGTTTGTTGATCTACTTGATAGTCAGCAAAATGTAGTGTTTGGTAATGTACCAGATTGTGTAGACATACCTTCATCGCAAGACACGCCTGCAAAAGGGAAAGAACAAAGGGTTTGGACGCCAACTGGTGACCTTGTGCTCATAAGCTCGTGGTTGAACACGAGCAAAGACCCCTTAGTAGGGAATGAGCAAAAGTCAGCTGCTTTCTGGACTATGATTGCAGCGTACTTCTCGGCTAGTCCAAAGCTGGCTGGCTGTGAGAAAAGCAGT CTGCAACGAGGGAGAAAACTAGTGGACAAAATGAGAATGATGTTCTCAAACAAGCCCACGAGATCTTCTTCAACAACCAAAACAAGAAGTTCACCCTTGAACATGCTTGGAAGGAGCTTCGAAATGATCAGAAGTGGTGTGATGTTGCGACGTCTAAAAAGGAGAAAGTGCGAGGACGGTTCACATACGGGAAGCTCTCAAGCTATTGGAACCGAAACTGGTGAAGAGGATCAAGTCACCAAACGTCCCATGGGTGTGAAGGCAGAAAAAGCCCGTGGTAAGAGGACGATGGTAGAGGAGAAGGACTTGGATGAGTTTCATAGCATGTGA